The Leptospira neocaledonica DNA window CCTAAGCACAGACACCGATCAGAAACCTTCCATCTTCATGGGATTCGGTTGTGATATGGGAGAGAACAACTGTGGGGGAGGGGCTGCTAATAAACTTGGACTCGGCGGCTCTTTAACCATCAATGCAGATGGAACAGTCGACCTAGGTGCTGATATTTTAGGAAACCAAGCTTTGGGAATTTCTTTCGATTCTAATAGTAACTCTTGGGGACCGGTTACTGCAAATACGAACTTCGGTAATGATTATACCATTATGACGGCTCAAAATCTGGCTGATAAAGCCAAGAAAGAAGCTCAAATGAAGGTTGCTGGAACCTATGGAGATGTATTAAAAGATCCTAATTTGATTGCGAATAGCGATAGTTTAAAGGCAATTGCGGATAGTTACGGTGTAAAACCGGAAAATCTTCCTGAAGTGATTCAGAATCTTTCTGATACAGTTCGCAATCCGGATGCAGATCCGAATTTACGACAATCGGCTCTCGCTTCCTTGAATGAAATGATGGGTGCAGTTCACAACGAAGCTTATGTGAACGGGAACAAAGGCCTTAAAGATGCGATTAAAAATTCTCCAGCTGTTGCAGCGGTAGATACACAAGGGAAAGATCAGCATGGTTCTGCTGACGATGGTTTTATTAGTCAAATTGGTGACCAAGCTAAGATCTATTTAAACCAAATCGCAGGAAATGCCTTCGGTGATTTTGCTTATATAAATGATAAAGGCGAGGTAGTCTTTAGAAGCTGTTTTGTCGCTGGAACTTTAGTTTGGACCAAAGATGGGCAAAGACCGATCGAGACCATTCAGGTGGGTGATATTGTTCTTTCTTGGGATGAAGAAACTAGCCAGAACGAATATAGGACTGTAACTGAAACTTTCGTAAACCCGACTACTACCATTCTGAAAATTACTTATACAGACGGTACTTCGATAGAAACTACTTGGAATCACCCATTCTATTTACAACAAGGCCTATGGGTGAATGCTAAAGATTTAATGCAGGGCGACTTGTCGGTTACAGCCGAAGGTAAAACCGCAACCATTGCTTCAGTAGTGGAAATTATTCGGAATGATACCGTTTATAACTTCGAGGTAGAAGAAAACCACACTTACTTTGTTTCGAAAGCCGGAGTACTAGTTCATAATTATCAAAAAGAAGGAAGTGAACGTTACCAGCGCATTATCTCAATTATAGAAAACGTTACATTAGCCGGCTCAGACAAAGACAAAATTATGACCATGATATCTGATGGTTCCATTGGCCAAGGAGTAATTGATGCTGCTGATAAACTAATCTTAAAAAATAAATTAGGCAAATTGGGAACCGCGTTAGGTGTTTTAGATAATTTAGCCTCAGCGGGTATGGCTGGAATAACATTGGGCGAAGCAATGACAAGCGCAAGCATGGCCCAAACTCTTTATACAGATATGACCGAGCAATTGAAGGCAGACGGAGTAATTGAGCGAGACGCAAGGCTTGATTCTAGAAATAAGGCTCTTGCCGAAGTTAATAGATTAACAAATCAATTGCAATATGCCAGGACAGAAGCTGAAGCAAGGTCAATTATGGCTGATATTCGCAACAGCAAAATGACTGCTCAATATCATCAGTCACTTGCTGATGCAGCTGGTAATCGCGTCGAGTATATAAATAAACTGTCTACGGCTGTTCAAAACTATGATTTCGAAAGTTTTGAAAAAGGTATGAAAGTCTATATCAACGAGGTGTATAATAATCCTGATTGTGTGGGGGCGGCTTGCGATCGAGGCCAAGGAAGAGCCATTGATGCCGAATTACGTGCTATAAAGAATTTCCATACTGTATTAACGGCAAATCGTTTGGCAAATACTGGATTGAATTTATTTGGAGCCATACCAGGAAATAAAATGTCTTACATTAATAACTTTATGGTGAAAACAGTTAACGGTTATTACACATCCAATGT harbors:
- a CDS encoding polymorphic toxin-type HINT domain-containing protein, with translation LSTDTDQKPSIFMGFGCDMGENNCGGGAANKLGLGGSLTINADGTVDLGADILGNQALGISFDSNSNSWGPVTANTNFGNDYTIMTAQNLADKAKKEAQMKVAGTYGDVLKDPNLIANSDSLKAIADSYGVKPENLPEVIQNLSDTVRNPDADPNLRQSALASLNEMMGAVHNEAYVNGNKGLKDAIKNSPAVAAVDTQGKDQHGSADDGFISQIGDQAKIYLNQIAGNAFGDFAYINDKGEVVFRSCFVAGTLVWTKDGQRPIETIQVGDIVLSWDEETSQNEYRTVTETFVNPTTTILKITYTDGTSIETTWNHPFYLQQGLWVNAKDLMQGDLSVTAEGKTATIASVVEIIRNDTVYNFEVEENHTYFVSKAGVLVHNYQKEGSERYQRIISIIENVTLAGSDKDKIMTMISDGSIGQGVIDAADKLILKNKLGKLGTALGVLDNLASAGMAGITLGEAMTSASMAQTLYTDMTEQLKADGVIERDARLDSRNKALAEVNRLTNQLQYARTEAEARSIMADIRNSKMTAQYHQSLADAAGNRVEYINKLSTAVQNYDFESFEKGMKVYINEVYNNPDCVGAACDRGQGRAIDAELRAIKNFHTVLTANRLANTGLNLFGAIPGNKMSYINNFMVKTVNGYYTSNVINDNWDVTAAYRLYKNLRNIRINQSPYSDLYE